From Anaerohalosphaera lusitana, one genomic window encodes:
- a CDS encoding FliH/SctL family protein, with protein sequence MPEPITLNLKVPVASVELANPGEDGQDDALGDPSEIKARLAEIENIKAELTAEKQQIGQALAAIEKSGSELEQFYQQSMNEYPAQVVGLGVEIARRILAGKIEAGEYDIEAIIERAVDAAPVKEDITIRLNGKDIETLTANGAENVGRLKGVKLVADDSIGRAECVVDTPRGIVDYFVEDQLKRIVDIILNTASDE encoded by the coding sequence ATGCCTGAGCCCATCACATTGAATCTCAAAGTGCCGGTGGCTTCTGTCGAGCTGGCGAATCCTGGTGAGGACGGACAGGATGACGCCCTGGGAGATCCTTCAGAGATAAAAGCCAGGCTTGCGGAAATTGAAAACATCAAGGCCGAGCTGACGGCGGAAAAACAGCAGATCGGGCAGGCACTGGCGGCGATCGAGAAAAGCGGCAGTGAGCTCGAGCAGTTCTATCAGCAGAGTATGAACGAATATCCCGCGCAGGTGGTTGGGCTTGGGGTGGAAATCGCAAGGCGGATACTGGCTGGGAAGATCGAGGCGGGTGAATATGATATCGAAGCTATCATCGAGCGGGCGGTTGACGCCGCTCCGGTGAAGGAGGATATAACGATAAGGCTGAACGGCAAGGACATCGAGACGCTGACGGCTAATGGGGCCGAGAATGTCGGACGGCTCAAGGGCGTAAAGCTTGTTGCGGACGATTCGATAGGCAGAGCCGAGTGCGTGGTAGATACGCCGAGGGGGATCGTTGATTATTTTGTGGAAGATCAGTTAAAGCGAATCGTTGATATAATTCTCAATACGGCTTCAGATGAATGA
- the fliE gene encoding flagellar hook-basal body complex protein FliE, which produces MINFNPNISQIQQTNRINQPNGPTKTGEGSDKFQNTVKQYTDKVNELQNNADDNVKDLLAGKTEDVNSVVADVAKADMSFKALVGVRNKIIEAYKETMRMQI; this is translated from the coding sequence ATGATAAACTTCAATCCTAATATAAGTCAGATACAGCAGACCAACAGGATCAACCAGCCGAACGGCCCGACCAAGACCGGCGAAGGCAGTGACAAGTTCCAGAACACTGTCAAGCAGTACACCGACAAGGTCAACGAGCTGCAGAACAATGCGGATGACAACGTCAAGGATCTGCTGGCGGGCAAGACCGAGGATGTAAATTCGGTAGTTGCAGATGTCGCCAAGGCGGATATGAGCTTCAAGGCGCTGGTTGGGGTGAGAAACAAGATCATCGAGGCATACAAGGAAACGATGCGAATGCAGATATGA
- a CDS encoding flagellar motor protein MotB, with protein sequence MARNRSKKPVEDDGDPGAPEWMVTFSDCMTLLLTFFVLLLSFATFDNGEFNSFSNAFGKGNKSVKAASGTPKDGMNEPQQIIPVEEVSKGSRVPSVTKDPTGNMVQQKRLTDYRNQKVFAVSSEDVFVAMGTVLNKDGKAILEDMAKFLELVPARVVISENDGAEPGKADKVGLSRACSVMEALVDKGVDRELISVTASNMLDDTHRRESRQLVITLLEEEVY encoded by the coding sequence ATGGCCAGGAACCGCAGCAAAAAGCCAGTGGAGGACGACGGCGATCCGGGTGCGCCGGAATGGATGGTCACGTTCAGTGACTGTATGACGCTGCTGCTGACGTTTTTTGTGCTTTTGCTGAGTTTTGCGACGTTCGATAATGGGGAATTCAACAGTTTCAGTAACGCGTTCGGGAAGGGGAACAAATCCGTAAAGGCGGCGAGCGGGACGCCCAAAGACGGGATGAACGAACCGCAGCAGATCATACCAGTGGAAGAGGTGAGCAAGGGCAGCCGGGTGCCGTCGGTTACGAAGGACCCTACGGGGAACATGGTGCAGCAGAAGCGGCTGACGGATTATCGGAATCAGAAGGTATTCGCGGTGTCGTCGGAGGACGTTTTTGTGGCGATGGGTACGGTGCTGAACAAGGACGGCAAGGCGATACTGGAGGATATGGCGAAGTTTCTGGAGCTGGTGCCTGCGCGGGTGGTGATAAGTGAGAATGACGGGGCGGAGCCGGGCAAGGCGGACAAGGTTGGGCTGAGCCGGGCGTGTTCGGTGATGGAGGCGCTGGTGGATAAGGGGGTGGACAGGGAGCTTATCAGTGTGACGGCGTCGAATATGCTGGATGATACGCATCGGCGGGAGAGTCGACAGCTCGTTATAACGCTGCTGGAAGAGGAGGTGTACTGA
- a CDS encoding flagellar basal body rod protein FlgC — MPVEKMFDSLDIAVSGIKAQDRSIKSIFSNVANSRTVDAGSGKPYRRVEAILKAQADGLSGVEVSEMAEDMSDFTEILAPGHPNADAKGFLSMPNVNLPVEIMNLGLASRAYQANAAVLKRYQDMVNTSLELLR, encoded by the coding sequence ATGCCAGTAGAAAAGATGTTTGACAGTCTCGACATTGCTGTATCGGGTATCAAGGCCCAGGACCGCAGCATCAAATCGATATTTTCAAACGTTGCGAATTCGCGGACGGTGGATGCGGGTTCGGGCAAGCCTTATCGCAGGGTCGAAGCGATACTCAAGGCCCAGGCAGACGGGCTAAGCGGCGTGGAAGTGTCCGAGATGGCTGAGGACATGAGCGATTTTACGGAAATTCTCGCGCCGGGCCATCCCAATGCCGATGCGAAGGGCTTTCTGTCGATGCCGAACGTGAATCTGCCGGTTGAAATTATGAATCTGGGGCTTGCAAGCCGGGCATACCAGGCGAATGCGGCAGTTTTGAAGAGATACCAGGATATGGTGAACACCAGCCTGGAACTATTGAGATAA
- the fliF gene encoding flagellar basal-body MS-ring/collar protein FliF, producing MNFVQNIAAAWQRVGLVQKALLIAIAVACVIGGTVLTKWASKPDMRLLYSDLTPDVAGKITDKLSEKAIPYELRGGGTSVYVPRKHVYQMRVDLAKDGLPGNESQGYKLFDNEGIGVSPFVQNINKTRALQDELARSISLFDGVTNARIHLVRPEGNVFNSGEEDSSASVVLRLKPGYRVGQTTVASITHMVAGAVESLKAENVTVVDSQGQLLSSRHDEGLAGGPSTFMDYKDRVEQTLSRKAEDMLMAALGPGRASVKVSAVIDMESEDVQTVTYQKGVPTKEEINTTSKTTNNDGEQASGGDNESEEQILTEYQLPETTTRKTKIGGQIVSLSVAAVVDLSAPEPEPTATEGEEGGEGTTNTTSTTSSQPIMAVEDVKQLIITALGKDLLTEENLSVVSTKFNRPQLPVEEEADVPFWEPYIGLIRNASLGIMAVCALGVLKIMGGGKAKAPVAASGGEANLSGGEQASSTNMLPAGEVRAQIAHALQSDPDQVRELFNSWLQEKG from the coding sequence ATGAATTTCGTTCAGAACATAGCAGCAGCATGGCAGAGAGTCGGGCTTGTGCAGAAAGCCCTGCTTATCGCTATTGCTGTGGCGTGCGTGATAGGCGGGACGGTTCTGACGAAATGGGCGAGCAAGCCGGACATGCGGCTGCTTTACAGCGATCTGACGCCGGATGTGGCGGGGAAGATAACGGACAAGCTCAGCGAGAAAGCGATACCTTATGAGCTTAGAGGCGGCGGAACGAGTGTTTATGTTCCGAGGAAGCATGTATATCAGATGCGGGTTGATCTGGCGAAGGACGGTCTGCCGGGCAACGAGTCGCAGGGTTACAAGCTATTCGATAACGAAGGTATCGGCGTAAGTCCGTTCGTGCAGAACATCAACAAGACACGGGCATTACAGGATGAGCTGGCGAGATCCATATCGCTGTTTGACGGCGTTACGAATGCAAGGATCCACCTAGTTCGGCCGGAAGGAAACGTTTTCAATTCGGGTGAAGAAGATTCCAGTGCAAGCGTGGTATTGAGGCTCAAGCCTGGCTATCGCGTGGGGCAGACAACGGTAGCGAGCATTACGCACATGGTTGCGGGAGCGGTTGAGAGTCTGAAGGCTGAGAATGTCACGGTGGTCGACAGCCAGGGTCAGTTGCTTTCGAGCAGGCATGACGAGGGTCTTGCAGGCGGACCGAGCACGTTCATGGATTACAAGGACAGGGTCGAGCAAACGCTTTCACGAAAAGCTGAGGACATGCTGATGGCGGCACTTGGGCCGGGGCGTGCATCGGTGAAGGTTTCCGCTGTGATCGATATGGAAAGCGAAGACGTTCAGACCGTCACTTATCAGAAAGGCGTACCGACCAAAGAGGAGATCAACACTACTTCCAAAACTACTAACAACGATGGTGAACAGGCCAGCGGCGGGGACAACGAATCCGAAGAGCAGATACTTACAGAATATCAGCTTCCGGAGACAACGACACGCAAGACGAAGATCGGCGGGCAGATAGTATCGCTGAGCGTTGCCGCGGTGGTGGATCTGAGTGCACCCGAGCCTGAGCCGACAGCTACGGAGGGCGAAGAAGGCGGGGAGGGTACGACCAATACAACCAGCACGACATCCAGTCAGCCGATCATGGCGGTCGAAGATGTCAAGCAGTTAATCATTACGGCACTTGGTAAGGATCTGCTGACTGAGGAAAACCTGAGCGTTGTCAGTACGAAATTCAACAGACCTCAACTGCCAGTCGAAGAAGAGGCCGATGTGCCTTTCTGGGAACCATATATCGGTTTGATACGCAATGCTTCGCTGGGGATAATGGCGGTTTGTGCATTGGGCGTGTTGAAGATCATGGGCGGCGGGAAGGCGAAAGCCCCGGTCGCAGCATCGGGCGGGGAGGCGAATCTGAGCGGCGGCGAACAGGCGAGCAGCACAAATATGCTGCCGGCCGGCGAGGTTCGGGCACAGATAGCACATGCGCTGCAGAGCGATCCCGATCAGGTTAGAGAATTGTTCAACAGTTGGCTGCAGGAAAAGGGTTGA
- a CDS encoding motility protein A, translated as MDIATVVGVLAGFALIIGAILSGGSLKIFVNVPSLLIVVGGMLCSVLIHFSLGQFLAIFAVIKNAFFHKAHSPVILIQQMVNFAAINRRDGALALEQEMRKVDDPFLVKGLQALVDGQEEDDIRALMGMETEYMQARHGDGKKILEFMGASAPAFGMVGTLIGLVQMLQNMSSPDDIGQGMATALLTTFYGALLANLVFIPMAGKLGQYSKSETLAMEMITEGVCAIVRGDSPTVVREKMQAFVSASKRADVKVTI; from the coding sequence ATGGATATCGCAACAGTAGTTGGTGTGCTTGCTGGTTTTGCGCTGATTATAGGTGCGATTTTATCGGGCGGCTCATTGAAGATCTTCGTCAATGTGCCGTCGCTGCTTATCGTTGTGGGGGGTATGCTGTGTTCGGTGCTGATACATTTTTCGCTGGGGCAGTTTCTGGCGATCTTTGCGGTGATCAAGAACGCATTTTTCCATAAGGCGCATTCGCCGGTGATACTGATCCAGCAGATGGTCAATTTTGCGGCGATTAATCGGCGTGACGGGGCGCTGGCGCTGGAGCAGGAGATGCGGAAGGTGGACGATCCGTTTTTGGTGAAGGGATTGCAGGCGCTGGTTGACGGGCAGGAAGAGGATGATATACGGGCGCTGATGGGGATGGAGACGGAATATATGCAGGCGAGGCACGGGGACGGGAAGAAGATTCTGGAGTTTATGGGGGCGTCGGCGCCGGCGTTCGGTATGGTGGGGACGCTGATCGGGCTGGTGCAGATGCTGCAGAATATGTCTTCGCCGGACGATATCGGACAGGGTATGGCGACTGCGTTGCTGACTACGTTTTATGGGGCGTTGCTTGCGAACCTGGTGTTTATACCGATGGCGGGCAAGCTGGGTCAGTATTCCAAGAGCGAGACGCTGGCGATGGAGATGATCACGGAGGGTGTTTGTGCGATCGTTCGCGGGGACAGCCCGACGGTGGTTCGTGAGAAGATGCAGGCGTTTGTTTCGGCGAGTAAGAGAGCGGACGTTAAGGTTACGATCTGA
- a CDS encoding FliO/MopB family protein yields MLEAIEKAKYLFIMLVFTACGVGFAAEDGGEGPDFGMKDGGDSYIGEILVSIVLVGVLGWLAWWLSKKYAPKLRSMRGKHMNVVETMYLGPNKTVHLLEVGAKTLLIGSTNENIRLLDDVTGTLADELDVENPEVFDGR; encoded by the coding sequence ATGCTGGAAGCGATCGAAAAAGCAAAATATCTGTTCATAATGCTCGTTTTTACGGCTTGCGGGGTTGGTTTTGCGGCTGAGGACGGCGGTGAGGGTCCTGATTTTGGCATGAAGGACGGCGGGGACAGTTATATAGGCGAGATACTGGTGTCAATCGTGCTGGTGGGGGTTCTGGGCTGGCTGGCGTGGTGGCTGTCGAAAAAATACGCGCCGAAGCTGCGGTCGATGCGGGGCAAGCACATGAACGTGGTGGAAACCATGTATCTGGGGCCCAACAAGACGGTGCACCTGCTGGAGGTGGGGGCCAAGACGCTGCTTATCGGCAGTACGAACGAGAATATCCGGCTGCTGGACGATGTGACGGGTACGCTGGCGGATGAGCTTGACGTGGAGAATCCAGAGGTGTTCGATGGCCGGTAA
- a CDS encoding flagellar hook-length control protein FliK: protein MSAAGVNNLNNSIPIPQSAPKNDPAAMRDTNRTQDSWADSSGRTSGSSREDFNSVYNKQLEESQSAQESQQGRESSESAEPDKTEKGESEGSGKGENSAEDQQKAAIAVHFYAQQFAKTGSTEADKTKQNGVKVEQNGTKVGQNGTKISGQNMSQNNQAAQITTDGTQKSGTFSERGSAVEQGQLAGTFAERGATVEDSNSPNIVPGQQGGKPATTGPEKAMEKAALQAQEALANAANNATKGKGGEGGQDAAANKGVGGLVDGEKAGNGQGKQKANGLAVEAGGSEKGGKVNKVTVTNDPPAAEMQRENIANRTGRSSSFKMKNETGTLNQNETQGQAQSQAKAGAEFSVRSSVSRQASNDPIRTATDFQNVSAQAQSAVQTNGASQAQGAAQMSASQLFSANAAPATQTAQAMAIAVQNGQDSVSLMLNPPELGRVNIQFAQENGEITGFIQAEKLATRDEIAHNMTEIVRSLQQSGLAVKKVEVVVTEQSTQDSTNADTSQDFASQQGQTDAEGRSDTSADGSASVGENSPERAKNGQQFDNESGQEASFGDDKLNLYI, encoded by the coding sequence ATGAGCGCTGCAGGCGTCAATAATCTTAACAACAGCATACCGATCCCGCAGTCGGCGCCGAAAAATGATCCGGCAGCTATGCGAGATACCAATCGGACACAGGATTCATGGGCCGACAGTTCCGGCCGGACGTCGGGGTCGTCGCGTGAGGACTTTAACTCCGTTTATAACAAGCAGTTAGAAGAATCGCAGTCTGCGCAGGAATCGCAGCAGGGACGGGAGAGCAGCGAATCTGCCGAGCCTGACAAGACGGAAAAGGGCGAATCTGAGGGCTCAGGCAAGGGTGAAAACAGTGCTGAAGATCAACAGAAAGCGGCAATTGCGGTCCATTTCTATGCCCAACAATTCGCAAAAACCGGCTCTACGGAAGCGGACAAAACTAAGCAAAACGGGGTAAAAGTCGAACAAAACGGCACAAAAGTGGGTCAAAACGGGACGAAAATTTCCGGCCAAAATATGTCGCAAAATAATCAGGCCGCTCAGATAACGACAGACGGAACCCAGAAATCCGGCACATTTTCAGAGCGGGGCTCCGCCGTTGAGCAAGGTCAACTGGCTGGAACTTTTGCCGAGAGAGGTGCGACAGTTGAGGACAGCAACAGTCCAAATATTGTGCCCGGGCAGCAGGGCGGCAAACCAGCAACAACCGGTCCTGAAAAGGCAATGGAAAAAGCTGCGCTGCAGGCGCAGGAAGCACTCGCAAATGCTGCAAATAATGCGACAAAAGGCAAAGGTGGTGAGGGCGGTCAGGATGCAGCGGCAAACAAGGGTGTCGGCGGGCTGGTTGATGGTGAAAAGGCAGGCAATGGTCAGGGTAAACAGAAAGCAAATGGGTTGGCAGTCGAGGCCGGCGGTTCTGAAAAGGGGGGCAAGGTAAATAAGGTAACGGTCACGAATGATCCGCCTGCTGCTGAAATGCAGCGGGAGAATATAGCGAACAGAACGGGCAGGTCTTCCAGTTTCAAAATGAAGAATGAGACCGGCACGCTGAATCAGAACGAAACGCAGGGCCAGGCTCAGTCGCAAGCGAAGGCTGGGGCCGAATTCAGCGTCAGGTCCTCAGTTAGCAGGCAGGCATCGAACGATCCTATCCGCACCGCGACGGATTTCCAGAACGTATCTGCGCAGGCGCAGTCGGCAGTACAGACGAATGGGGCGTCGCAGGCACAGGGGGCTGCACAGATGAGTGCGAGCCAGTTATTTTCAGCGAATGCCGCACCGGCCACGCAGACCGCGCAGGCTATGGCGATAGCGGTACAGAACGGACAGGATTCGGTGTCGCTGATGCTCAACCCGCCGGAACTGGGAAGGGTGAACATCCAGTTCGCGCAGGAAAACGGCGAGATAACAGGATTCATACAGGCTGAAAAGCTGGCGACACGTGACGAGATCGCACATAACATGACCGAGATCGTGCGTTCGCTGCAGCAGTCGGGTCTTGCGGTCAAGAAGGTCGAGGTAGTCGTTACCGAGCAGTCGACCCAGGACAGCACCAATGCGGACACATCACAGGACTTCGCATCGCAGCAGGGACAGACGGATGCCGAGGGACGGTCCGATACATCGGCGGACGGGTCAGCTTCGGTTGGGGAAAATTCCCCAGAACGGGCAAAAAACGGACAGCAGTTCGATAATGAAAGCGGACAAGAAGCATCCTTTGGCGATGACAAACTGAACCTGTATATATAA
- a CDS encoding FliI/YscN family ATPase, translated as MQSKLFDIGRVSAALDKVETLPTKGQIVRVSGTIVESKGPNVGLGELCGIHLDDGNRVLAEVIGFRESKLVLLPLDEINGIRPGNIVTGRAKQRNLKVGPSILGRVLDGLGRPIDGKGPLTGSDERTVENAGVCPLSRKKISEPLSLGIRSIDGMITCGKGQRVGIFAGSGVGKSVLMGEIAKSSEADVNVVALVGERGREVREFLEENLGPEGLARSVVVVATSDSAAVQRVRAGFVAATIAEYFRDQGMDVLFMMDSLTRLAQAQREIGLSAGEPPATKGYCPSVFKLLPKLIERLGCGSKGSITGMLTVLTEGDDMNDPVADSARSLLDGHMVLTRKLAEKGHYPAIDILASVSRLMTTVASDEHVAAARKLKEIYATYADAEDLINIGAFQPGSNMRIDAAVALIEDVRDFLIQHVNQRTGFGKTVARLVEIANAWDQMIAQDGQTVAAGSEANSGQMR; from the coding sequence ATGCAAAGCAAACTGTTCGATATCGGCCGGGTAAGTGCAGCGCTGGATAAGGTCGAGACGCTGCCTACCAAGGGTCAGATCGTGCGCGTATCGGGTACGATAGTCGAAAGCAAAGGGCCGAACGTGGGCCTGGGTGAGCTTTGCGGGATCCATCTTGATGACGGCAATCGGGTGCTGGCGGAGGTAATCGGTTTTCGCGAGAGCAAGCTGGTGCTGCTGCCGCTGGATGAGATAAACGGGATTCGGCCGGGCAATATAGTAACGGGCAGAGCGAAGCAGAGGAACCTGAAGGTCGGGCCTTCGATTTTGGGCCGGGTTCTGGACGGGCTGGGAAGGCCGATTGACGGCAAGGGACCTTTGACGGGGTCCGATGAACGGACGGTAGAGAATGCAGGCGTTTGCCCGTTAAGCAGGAAAAAAATTAGCGAGCCGTTGTCGCTTGGGATACGTTCGATAGACGGGATGATAACATGCGGCAAGGGTCAGCGCGTCGGCATATTCGCGGGAAGCGGTGTCGGTAAGAGCGTGCTGATGGGTGAGATCGCAAAATCCAGCGAGGCGGACGTGAACGTTGTCGCGCTGGTGGGTGAGCGTGGAAGGGAAGTGCGGGAGTTTCTGGAAGAAAACCTTGGGCCGGAAGGTCTGGCGAGGAGTGTGGTGGTTGTTGCGACGTCGGATTCGGCGGCGGTACAGCGTGTGCGGGCGGGGTTCGTTGCGGCGACTATCGCGGAGTATTTTCGTGACCAGGGCATGGACGTGCTGTTCATGATGGATTCGCTGACGAGGCTCGCGCAGGCGCAGCGGGAGATCGGGCTGTCGGCAGGTGAGCCGCCCGCGACGAAGGGATATTGTCCGAGTGTATTCAAGCTTCTGCCGAAACTGATCGAGAGGCTGGGGTGCGGGAGCAAGGGTTCGATCACGGGTATGCTTACGGTACTGACGGAGGGGGACGATATGAACGATCCGGTGGCGGACAGTGCGCGGTCGCTGCTGGACGGGCACATGGTGCTGACGCGAAAGCTGGCGGAAAAGGGACATTATCCAGCGATAGATATTTTGGCCAGTGTGAGCAGGCTGATGACGACGGTTGCGAGTGATGAGCATGTCGCGGCGGCGAGGAAGCTGAAAGAAATTTACGCGACGTATGCAGACGCTGAGGATCTGATCAATATTGGTGCGTTTCAGCCGGGCAGCAACATGAGGATCGATGCGGCGGTTGCGCTGATAGAGGATGTGCGGGACTTTTTGATACAGCATGTCAATCAGAGGACGGGTTTCGGCAAGACCGTTGCGCGGCTGGTGGAGATCGCGAATGCGTGGGATCAGATGATCGCGCAGGACGGTCAGACGGTCGCGGCGGGCAGTGAGGCGAACAGCGGGCAGATGAGGTGA
- a CDS encoding FliG C-terminal domain-containing protein, which translates to MANVNGVRKIAMLLLGLDAVTATELMKGLNPEEVQEIAMELAQLDASDQRDPKEEARIAREFHGVLQKKVAQRFNVKKFLNEALVNILGSGKAEEVRNQVMAVTQRKDPFINIRSATTDELVLALEGQHPQTTAAVLGELAPNKCQEVLSHLDEQTRRQTVRRMATLDQMTMDMKHRIAGMVNERLNKFKGEVLPEGREQTLRRLAVVLSGLDHKLRDELVGEINKEDEESCTMVKNLMVTWEDIPSIADRSLQECLRNVDVGKMAVALFEADEDIAQKIRANMSGRAVSMLDEEISLMQEPMEQEVIEARDEVVQPLREANEEGTLRKEK; encoded by the coding sequence GTGGCAAACGTAAACGGCGTGAGAAAAATTGCTATGCTTCTGCTCGGCCTGGATGCGGTGACCGCTACCGAGCTGATGAAGGGCCTGAATCCGGAAGAGGTTCAGGAGATAGCGATGGAGCTTGCGCAGTTGGATGCATCTGATCAGCGTGACCCAAAGGAAGAGGCGCGTATCGCAAGAGAATTCCACGGTGTTCTGCAGAAGAAGGTGGCGCAGCGATTCAACGTAAAGAAATTTCTCAACGAAGCACTTGTCAACATCCTGGGGAGCGGCAAGGCTGAAGAGGTGCGCAACCAGGTAATGGCGGTCACACAGCGGAAGGATCCATTCATCAATATACGTTCGGCGACAACGGACGAACTTGTGCTTGCGCTGGAGGGGCAGCACCCGCAGACCACAGCGGCTGTGCTGGGTGAGCTGGCGCCGAATAAATGCCAGGAAGTGCTGTCCCATCTGGACGAGCAGACAAGAAGGCAGACGGTGCGGCGGATGGCGACGCTGGATCAGATGACGATGGACATGAAGCATCGGATCGCGGGGATGGTCAACGAACGGCTGAACAAGTTCAAGGGTGAAGTGCTGCCTGAAGGACGCGAGCAGACGCTGCGGCGGCTGGCGGTGGTACTGAGTGGTCTGGATCATAAGCTGCGCGATGAGCTGGTGGGTGAGATCAACAAGGAAGACGAAGAGTCTTGCACTATGGTCAAGAACCTTATGGTAACGTGGGAGGATATTCCCTCGATCGCGGACCGGTCGCTGCAGGAATGTCTGCGGAACGTGGATGTGGGGAAGATGGCGGTTGCGTTGTTCGAGGCGGACGAGGACATCGCACAGAAGATACGCGCGAATATGTCCGGTCGAGCGGTTTCGATGCTGGACGAAGAAATATCGCTGATGCAGGAGCCGATGGAGCAGGAAGTTATAGAGGCGAGGGACGAGGTCGTTCAGCCTCTGCGGGAAGCGAACGAAGAAGGCACACTCCGGAAGGAGAAGTAA
- a CDS encoding flagellar motor protein MotB, with product MPPVKEEKMKVPTYIVTFSDMVTLLLTFFVLLLTLAETQDEVLFEKGKQSFIEAVSSYGMAGYAFNQESKVEFGKETTRYKTEGKSETDEDITVDPEEETLRRIFKELEDQMRITPSQIRGANPAYSVTDIVFEAGSSTLSEKDEEFLKDFSEDLQQNVASDELTIYVVGISRDEGNISNMWQISAERAQAAADYLRGTLDEGCEWAVRSWGAGDGGRWAGEKGVISEQSDIVLSVLGE from the coding sequence ATGCCTCCGGTCAAAGAAGAAAAGATGAAGGTGCCGACGTATATCGTGACGTTTTCGGACATGGTGACGCTGCTTTTGACGTTTTTTGTGCTTTTATTGACGCTGGCGGAGACGCAGGACGAGGTGCTGTTCGAGAAGGGCAAGCAGTCGTTTATTGAGGCGGTAAGTTCATACGGGATGGCGGGTTATGCGTTCAACCAGGAGAGCAAGGTCGAGTTCGGCAAGGAGACGACGCGGTATAAGACCGAGGGGAAGAGCGAAACGGACGAGGATATTACGGTGGATCCTGAGGAGGAGACGCTGCGGCGGATATTCAAGGAGCTTGAGGATCAGATGCGGATCACGCCGTCGCAGATACGGGGGGCGAATCCGGCTTACAGTGTGACGGATATTGTTTTTGAGGCGGGGAGCTCGACGCTGAGTGAGAAGGATGAGGAGTTTTTGAAGGATTTTTCGGAGGATCTGCAGCAGAACGTCGCGAGCGATGAGCTGACGATATATGTGGTCGGGATATCGCGGGACGAGGGGAACATATCAAACATGTGGCAGATCTCGGCGGAGCGGGCGCAGGCGGCGGCGGATTATCTGCGAGGTACGCTGGATGAGGGCTGTGAGTGGGCGGTCCGGAGCTGGGGGGCGGGTGACGGAGGCAGATGGGCAGGCGAGAAGGGTGTGATATCAGAGCAATCGGACATTGTTTTATCCGTGCTTGGCGAGTGA
- a CDS encoding flagellar basal body rod protein FlgB has protein sequence MSDNLISFLESGIRAESLRQRAISSNMANLNTAGYRRHEVKFEEELAKAMQAGKDPKNVEAEVFQPKTAPLNKMGNDVNLASEVGDMVKNSLRHKAFIRLLKGRYNRYEQAIKTP, from the coding sequence ATGTCAGACAATCTGATCAGCTTTTTAGAATCGGGTATTCGTGCTGAGAGCCTGCGTCAGAGGGCCATTTCCAGCAACATGGCCAATCTGAACACGGCCGGCTACCGCAGGCACGAGGTCAAATTCGAGGAAGAGCTCGCCAAGGCCATGCAAGCGGGCAAGGATCCCAAAAACGTCGAAGCGGAAGTTTTTCAGCCAAAAACAGCGCCTTTGAACAAAATGGGTAACGATGTGAACCTGGCCTCGGAGGTCGGTGATATGGTAAAGAATTCATTGCGCCACAAGGCGTTTATCAGGCTGCTCAAGGGCAGATACAACAGATACGAGCAGGCGATAAAGACTCCGTAA